The Radiobacillus deserti genomic interval AGTTAAAACGCATGTTAGTAACATATTGAGTAAGTTAGATGTTCACGATCGAACCCAAGCCGCAGTTTATGCGCACAAAAATGGATTATTTCGAAAATGAGATAATATTCCCTTTTGCTTTTCGGACAAGACTAGTATAATACGTATGATATAAGTGGTAGGAGTGGAAATGATGGCAAACGGGCAAGAGAAAAAAGATACCATTCTTTTTATAATATGGGCACAATCTGTAGTTGCCATGTTAGGCAGTCTCTTCTTTTCAGAAGTCATGCATTTTATTCCATGTGAATTGTGCTGGTATCAACGAATCCTAATGTATCCGTTAGTGATTATGTACGGTTATGCAGTCGTAAAAAAGGACATGAGATTTGCTTTTCCAGGAGTATTAATGAGTGGTATTGGGATGTTTGTGTCTACGTATCATTACATTTTGCAAAAGGTTCCCGCTTTAAGAGAAGCTGGTGAATCCTGTGGGATTATTCCCTGTACGACAGAATACATAAATGTATTTGGATTTATTACGATTCCTTTCTTAGCTTTAGTAGCATTTATTATCATTTTTTTCTTACACGTAACGTTACTGGTTCAACAAAGGAGACGTGACCAATGAAGAATAAAATGTTCCTCTTTTTAGGTGTTATCATATTGTTATTTGCTGCACTTGCATTTGTCGTTCAATATCAGAAAAAACAAGCAGCTGAAGGAAATCCGTACGGAAAAGAAACATTGGACTCAGCAACCATTGAACAACTGGATGACCCAAACTATCAAAATCAAATTCTTCCAGATGAGCTTCAAGAAAAGCTAGAAAATAAGGAAGATGTGACCGTATATTTCTATAGTCCCAGATGTGAACATTGCTTGCGTACGACGCCTGTTTTAGTTCCGATGATGGAAGACTATGGGATAGATATGAAGAAATTAAATATATGGGAGTTTGAAGAGCCATGGGATACGTACAATATTAATGGAACTCCAACCTTGATCCACTTTGAAAATGGTGAAGAAGTTGCACGTATCGATGGGGAACAGCCTGTGGAAACATGGGATACATTTATCCATGAGAATATTTTAGATGAAGAGTAGAAATAAAGCTTGAGGCATAGCCTCAAGCTTTATTTCTTATCGTCTATCATATAGTACGTACCGATATAAGGAGCTCCAGAGAAAAATGCTGGAGTTTGCTGTGCACCAGCTGTTTTTTGGTGCGATTTTTTAAAGGAATCTGAATTTTTCCATCTTTCGTAATCTGATTCGGATGTCCATTGAACCATGACAATATACGTATTTCCACTATGCGGTCGTAACAAGCGAAACGCTAGAAATCCAGGTTCTGCTTCGATATACGAAGCGCGATTTCGAAATTGATCCTCGAATAAAGGCTTACCTTCATCCGTTACCGGGATGTTATTCATAACGACAAACCCGTGATCTTGAAGAGAACCTGTAGAAAGAACGACATCGTATTTGCGTGGTACTTCAAACATTTTCTTTTCTGTTCCCTCATAATAAGCCACTGTATTGCCATTTCCTTGCATGAGTAGAATATGTTTGTCTGTTTGCTTTTGCTTATATTTTTCTAGAAAATCAACCGTACCATTCGTCATAAATGCATACATACTTTTCACCTGTTTCCTCAAAAGTCTAATATTTTCTTTAGTTTACCAATCAAAGAATTATCTAATCAAGTAAGACAAATAGGGAAGGATTCGTGGATTACGATTCATCCACCTATTCTTTCCGTGTATAATAAGTACCATGCATCACTTGGAAAAGAGGGAAAGACGTGAAATGGAAAGAATATATGGCTAAGTTCTCTTTGAAATGGGCATGGCCATTATATATAGTAGGAAGCATAGTTGTTCTAGGAATTATTGGCTATTTATTTATATTGTTTGGCGGTAGGTTTGTAGTGGATGAAAAGGATTTAATATTGAAAGAAGCGACAACCATTGAAACAAGAGAAGGGATTGTCATTAAAAGAATTTATGATGAGAATCGAACAAACGTTTCATTTGAGGATATTCCTGAATATGTGGCGAATGCATTCGTAGCGATTGAGGATAATCGATTTTACGAGCATGCCGGTGTCGATTTTAAGTCAGTAATGCGTGCACTATCACGAGATATTTTGTCAATGAGTAAAAAAGAAGGAGCAAGTACGATTACCCAGCAGCTTGCAAAAAACCTGTTTTTAAGCAATGACAAAACGTGGATGCGAAAAACAAAGGAAGTAATGGCTGCTATTTACTTAGACCGGAATTTTACAAAAGAAAAACTATTAGAGTATTACATGAATGAAATCTACTTTGGACATGGGAAGTACGGAATTCAGGAAGCCTCGCGGTATTATTTTAGTAAGGATGTAAAGGACTTAACGGTTAGTGAAGGGGCGCTCCTTGCGGGATTAGCAAAAGCACCTAATTCTTATTCTCCCATAGACCATCCAGAAAAAGCCTTGGAGCGCCGGAATATTGTTCTTCAAGAAATGAATGAACTAGATATGCTTGAAACAGAGCAAATGGTTCAGCTTCAAGGTAAAACATTGGAGCTCAACCTCCAAAAAGAGAAAGAACAACCATGGTTGGATTCGTATATTGACTTAGTACTACAGGAAATAACGAATACGTTTGATATTTCGTTTAATGAGCTAAAACGAGGTGGCTATCGGATTGTTGTAAACCTAGATCCGAACGCTCAAAGGATAGCCTATGAGCAATTACAAAATGAAGCCTCGTTCTCTGGTTCAGAATCCGGTATTGAAGCAGCATTTGTAGCAGTCGATCAAAAGTCAGGCGGAATTCTATCTGCGATTGGTGGACGAAATTATAAGCTCGGTGATTTGAGTCGTGTAACGGTTCGACGCCAACCAGGATCTGTTATGAAGCCCTTAGCAGTATATGGGCCAGCGATGATGAAAGAAGACTATCAACCATACACGCTTCTTCCAGATGAAAAAAGAAGCTACGGGGACTATACTGCTCACAATTATGATGAACAGTATGAAGGGTCAGTTTCCATGGTTGAAGCCATTCAAGAGTCCAAAAATGCCCCAGCAGTTTGGTTGCTAGATGAAATTGGTATAACCTATGCGAAGGATTACTTAGAAAAGATGAACCTATCTATTCCGGATAAGGGCTTATCGATTGCCCTCGGTGGACTAAAAGAAGGACTGACACCGTTGCAATTGGCAGAAAGTTATCGTGCCTTTGCTCATCAAGGAGAAGTTATACACGCTTATACAGTGGATACGATTTACGATAGAAATGATGAAGTGGTAGCGGAAGCCCGATACGAAACAACGAATGTATTTAGTGAGCAGGTTGCTTGGAACATGACGAGAATGCTAGAAGGTGTTGTTCAGCGCGGTACTGCAACTAGTGGAGATTACGAGAAAGCCTTGGCAGGGAAAACCGGAACTACTCAACATCCTAAAGCGAAGGACATGGTGAAAGATGCTTGGTTTGTCGGTTACACACCTGACATCGTTACAGCAATGTGGGTTGGGTATGATCAATCAGATGACAAGCATTATTTAACCAAAGGTAGTGAAGTACCAACGACTATTACGAAAAACATACTGCGTGAGGTTGATCAATACAGGGAGCAAGCTTCTACGTTTACAAAGCCTGATTCTGTGGAAGAATTACAGGAGCCTATTACGTTACCTGTTGTGGAAGACTTAAAAGCAGACTATAAATTCGGTGGTTTCTCCATTTTACAAGCATCGCTTACATGGACACCAAGTACGGATAATCGTGTTGTTTATCACATATATAAGGTAACAGAGGACGGAGACGAGAAGATTGGAGAAGTTAAAGGAGAAGGGGAGTATCGGGTGAAGGGGATTAATTTCTTTGGAGAAAACACCTATTATATTCAACCGTACAACCCGCTCACGAATGAAACAGGAAAAGCATCCAATCAGGTTACGTTGTCTTTCAGGTAAAGGGAAGAAATCCCAACATTATTTGCTTGGGGCTGGGACATAACGAAAAGGATAAGCCGAAAAGCCGAACAACAGCCTATACTAGCTCCGGAAATATACGTAGACTCCAGCGGGAAAAAGGCATCGGTGAGACCCCACCGTGCGTCAGCACGAGGAGGCTCACCAGCCGCCCGCGGAAAGCGTCGTATATTTCCGGAGCGGGGTATAGGCACTATTTAAATTGTTCGTTTTATTATTGCTTACTATACTTTTGTTCCAGCCTCATTTGAAAAAAAGACCAATAGTAGACAAAAAGTGAACAAATTCGTGACAATTAGTATCAATTGCTATACAGACAGGGAATAAATAGTTATAGTGGTTAATGGAATGGACTAGAAACGAAGGGTGAAAATCATGTCGAGACAAATAAACGACACTATCTTGAAGGCGTTTCGTGGGGAAGCGACTAATCATGTGCCAGCGTGGTATATGAGACAAGCGGGCAGATCTCAAAAGGAATATAGAGAGTTAAAAGAAAAGTATTCATTATTTGAGATTACCCATCAGCCAGAATTATGTGCTTACGTGACTAGATTGCCAGTAGAGCAATACGGGGTAGATGCAGCAATCTTATACAAAGATATCATGACTCCACTCCCAGCAATTGGCGTGGACGTAGAAATTAAAAAAGGAATCGGCCCTGTCATTGATCAGCCGATTCGTTCCCTACAAGACGTTGAAAGATTAGGCGAAATTGATCCGGAATCTGATGTTCCGTACGTATTAGAGACGATTCGTCTTCTAACGGAGGAACAGCTAGATGTCCCGTTAATTTCGTTCAGTGGCGCACCATTTACAATTGCAAGCTATATGATTGAAGGTGGGCCTTCCAAAAACTATCATAAGACAAAAGCAATGATGTACAGTGATCCAAAAGCTTGGTTCCTTCTTATGGACAAGCTGGGTGATATGGTCATTACGTATGTTAAAGCACAAATTCGTGCAGGAGCTCGTGCGATTCAAATTTTTGATTCCTGGGTTGGGACGTTAAATGTTTCCGATTATCGCACGTACGTGAAGCCAGTCATGCATCGAATTTTCTCAGAGTTGAAAGAGGAAGGTGTTCCTTTGATTATGTTCGGGGTAGGAGCACGTCATTTAATTCTCGAGTGGAATGACTTGCCGGTAGATGTACTAGGATTAGATTGGCGCATGTCTATCACGGAAGCGCGTAATCTTGGGATTACGAAAACCTTGCAAGGGAATTTGGATCCAGCCATTTTACTTTCGGATTGGGATACGATTGAAAGTAGAGCACATGCCATTTTAGAGGAAGGTACAAAGCAACCAGGCTTTGTATTTAATCTTGGGCATGGGATTACTCCTGAAATTAAACCAGCAACATTAATGAAGTTAACAGAACTCATTCACGCCTATAAATAGAATGAATAAAACTATGCATGTAAGAGGTGGAAATCTTGACTAAGAAAAAAGTAGGATTACTCGTAATGGCTTATGGTACTCCTTATAAGGAAGAGGATATCGAGCGATATTATACGGATATTCGTCATGGACACAAACCAACTCCAGAAATGCTTGCAGATTTAACAGAGCGTTACCAAGCAATTGGCGGAATTTCTCCGTTGGCTAAAATCACACAAGATCAAACAAAGGCTTTAGAAGCAAAGTTAAACCAAATGCAAGATGAAGTAGAATTCGTTCCATACTTAGGATTAAAACATATTGAGCCATTTATTGAAGATGCGGTAAAACAAATGGCGGACGATGGGATTGAAGAAGCTGTTTCTATTGTATTGGCACCACATTATTCTACATTTAGTGTAAAGTCATACAATGGACGAGCTCAAAAAGAAGCAGACAAATATGGTGTTACAACTATCACGTCGGTAGAAAGTTGGTATGATGCACCAGGATTTATTAAATACTGGGCGGATGAAATCTCTGCTATTTTTAATGGGATGGATGACGCAGAGCGTGAAAAAGCTGTATTAGTGGTATCTGCACATAGCTTACCAGAAAAAATTCTACAAAATGGAGATCCGTATCCGGATCAATTAAAAAGAACAGCGGATTTAATCTCTGAATCTACTGGGATTAAAAATTATGCGCTCGGATGGCAGAGTGAAGGGAATACACCAGATCCTTGGCTTGGACCAGATGTTCAGGATTTAACAAGGGATTTGTATGAGCAAGAAGGCTACCGATCTTTCGTCTATGCGCCGGTAGGATTTGTCGCAGATCACTTAGAAGTCCTTTACGATAATGATTATGAGTGTAAAGTGGTTTGTGACGAACTGGGAGCAAACTATTATCGCCCAGAGATGCCAAATGTAGCACCACAATTTATCGATACACTAGCTAATGTTGTTCTAACAAAATATAAAAGCTCTGATCAATCATGAGCGATAATAAACAAATAGTTGTAATAGGTGGCGGTATTACAGGTCTTACTGCCGCCTATTATTTGCAAGAAGAGATTCAGAAAAAGCAGCTACCCTATGAAGTAAAGCTAATCGAAGCTAGTGGTCGCTTAGGCGGAAAGATTATGTCTTATCAGAAAGATGGATTTACCATTGAGAGAGGACCAGATTCTTTCTTAATTCGAAAAAAATCAGCTGCAGAATTGGTGAAAGACGTTGGGTTAGAAGACGAATTGATTAAAAATGGAACAGGTCAATCCTACATACTTGTAAATGATCAGCTTCATAAAATGCCAAGTGGTTCATTTATGGGCGTTCCAACCCAAGTGAAACCGTTCTTGCAATCATCGCTTTTCTCATGGAAAGGAAAACTAAGAGCAGGCTTTGATTTCGTCTTACCGAAAGGAAAAGCACAACCTGATCAATCACTTGGCTTATTTTTTCGTCGCCGGTTAGGGGACGAAATCGTAGAAAATTTAATTGAGCCGTTGTTATCTGGTATTTATGCTGGGGATATTGACGATTTGAGCTTGATGTCTACTTTCCCAAACTTTTATGACCTAGAGCAAGAACATCAGAGCTTAGTAAAAGGGTTACAAAAAACGGTGCCAAAGCCACCAAAGTCTAATCGGAAACAGAAGAAGCCAAGTATGTTCTATTCATTAAAAAACGGGTTGGAATCACTCGTTCATGCAGTAGAAGCGAAGCTAGAAGATGGAACGGTTTGGAAAGAAACAGAGGTAACAGAGATAAAACGTCGGGATTCCAAATATGATATTCTGTTAGGAAATCAAGAAACAATGGAGGCGGATGCTGTTGTCATGGCTACCCCATACTTTGCGACCGCACATATGCTTCGTGATTATCCCTTTGTTGAGCCGTTGCATCAAATGAAAGCAACCTCTGTAGCGAATGTTGCACTTGCATTTGATGCATCTGCTATTCAAAAAGATATTGATGGTACAGGATTTGTGGTCTCTCGTAATAGTAGTTATCGAATCACAGCGTGTACGTGGGTACACAAGAAATGGCCTACCTCCACTCCAAAAGGAAAAGTATTACTACGGTGTTTTGTTGGGAAGCCTGATGATCAACAAGTAATTGACCTTTCGGATAAAGAGATCGTAGAAATCGCTCTACAGGATATTAAAAAAATTATGAATATCACTGGAGAACCAGATTTCTCTGTCGTAACGAGATGGAAGCAGGCAATGCCTCAATATTCTGTTGGGCACAAGCTCCGGATTAGTTCAGTGCGAGAAGGAATGAAACAAGAGCTTCCAGGGTTGTTTCTAGCAGGTAGTTCTTATGAAGGTATTGGTATTCCAGATTGTATTGATCAAGGAAAAGCTGCGGTTGAGCAAGTTCTTACATTTTTAAACTAAACTTGTTCATGTTGATAGAGGTAGAATTCGGTAGAGGGTTTTACCTCTATTTTTTTATGCAATGAAATACGATGAAGGAAAATAAAATAAATAAAACGAAGCCAATACTTATCAACATCTGTACAATTTGTTCCAATGATTTCCTCCTTATCTTCTTTTATCTTCTTCGTCGTTTTAAAGTATGAATCAGAAGCAGCTAAAAAACAAAACGTGATCGTAAACATTATCCAAATAGTCTTAAGAATCCTCCTTATCTTTTCAAAATTCCCATACATTAATATGATATTGTACATCCTATACTATAATAAAAAAAGCAGCTTATAGGTAAGCTGCTATCGGGTACAATGATTATTATCTAGCGGGATGGTCACATTCATCACATACATTTCCATAGCAATCCGCTTTCTCTAGTATGCTGTTGCCACACTTTGAGCATTTTTTCTTAGGCAAGGTACGAAAAAACTCAACGATGCTCTTCAAGTGAATCCCTCCTGTTTTATAGTAATTTAATTGTATTATAACAGTTAATTAAATTCAACATATTGTTTTATAACAATTTTAAAATGAGGTGAATGTCATGAAATTAACAGTCATTGGATTTTGGGGTGCATACCCTGAGGCGGGTGGCGCTACTTCTTCCTACTTATTAGAGCAAGATGGGTTTTCTTTGTTAGTGGATTGTGGGAGTGGGGCTTTATCTCGCTTACAACATGTTAAACCCGTCAAGGAGTTAGATGCTGTATTGTTATCCCACTACCATCAAGACCATATTGCCGATATTGGAGTACTTCAATATGCTTGGCTTGTTCAGAATGTGATGCATGGAACGAGGGATATACTGCCAATCTATGGCCACCAAGAGGATCCAGAAGGGTTTCAAAGCTTGAGCCATGAATATACAAAAGCAATTGGCTATGACCCGAATCAAACACTAGAGATCGGCCCGTTTTCAATTACATTTTTGCTGACTAAGCATCCTGTCCCATGTTATGCCATGCGTATAACAGATGGGGAGTCCGCAATCGTGTACACAGCGGATTCGTCATTTCAACAATCGTTTATCCCGTTTGCACAGTCAGCTGATTTGTTAATAACCGATTGTAACTTTTATGGAGAACAGGATGGGTCGGCTGCAGGACATATGACCAGTAAGGAAGGGGCCGAAATTGCCAAAAAAGCAGGAGTAAAGACTTTGCTACTCAGTCATTTACCGCACCATGGAACACATGGGCAGTTGTTAACAGAAGCACGTCACTACTTTTCGGGAGAAATTTCGCTAGCTAAGGAAGGATATACGTTTGAATCCTAGTCAGGAAAATTGTCGATAGGGCAAGTTTGATTTACAATGGATAAGGAGTAAAAAATA includes:
- a CDS encoding disulfide oxidoreductase; the encoded protein is MANGQEKKDTILFIIWAQSVVAMLGSLFFSEVMHFIPCELCWYQRILMYPLVIMYGYAVVKKDMRFAFPGVLMSGIGMFVSTYHYILQKVPALREAGESCGIIPCTTEYINVFGFITIPFLALVAFIIIFFLHVTLLVQQRRRDQ
- a CDS encoding thioredoxin family protein, coding for MKNKMFLFLGVIILLFAALAFVVQYQKKQAAEGNPYGKETLDSATIEQLDDPNYQNQILPDELQEKLENKEDVTVYFYSPRCEHCLRTTPVLVPMMEDYGIDMKKLNIWEFEEPWDTYNINGTPTLIHFENGEEVARIDGEQPVETWDTFIHENILDEE
- a CDS encoding antibiotic biosynthesis monooxygenase family protein — protein: MYAFMTNGTVDFLEKYKQKQTDKHILLMQGNGNTVAYYEGTEKKMFEVPRKYDVVLSTGSLQDHGFVVMNNIPVTDEGKPLFEDQFRNRASYIEAEPGFLAFRLLRPHSGNTYIVMVQWTSESDYERWKNSDSFKKSHQKTAGAQQTPAFFSGAPYIGTYYMIDDKK
- a CDS encoding transglycosylase domain-containing protein, which translates into the protein MKWKEYMAKFSLKWAWPLYIVGSIVVLGIIGYLFILFGGRFVVDEKDLILKEATTIETREGIVIKRIYDENRTNVSFEDIPEYVANAFVAIEDNRFYEHAGVDFKSVMRALSRDILSMSKKEGASTITQQLAKNLFLSNDKTWMRKTKEVMAAIYLDRNFTKEKLLEYYMNEIYFGHGKYGIQEASRYYFSKDVKDLTVSEGALLAGLAKAPNSYSPIDHPEKALERRNIVLQEMNELDMLETEQMVQLQGKTLELNLQKEKEQPWLDSYIDLVLQEITNTFDISFNELKRGGYRIVVNLDPNAQRIAYEQLQNEASFSGSESGIEAAFVAVDQKSGGILSAIGGRNYKLGDLSRVTVRRQPGSVMKPLAVYGPAMMKEDYQPYTLLPDEKRSYGDYTAHNYDEQYEGSVSMVEAIQESKNAPAVWLLDEIGITYAKDYLEKMNLSIPDKGLSIALGGLKEGLTPLQLAESYRAFAHQGEVIHAYTVDTIYDRNDEVVAEARYETTNVFSEQVAWNMTRMLEGVVQRGTATSGDYEKALAGKTGTTQHPKAKDMVKDAWFVGYTPDIVTAMWVGYDQSDDKHYLTKGSEVPTTITKNILREVDQYREQASTFTKPDSVEELQEPITLPVVEDLKADYKFGGFSILQASLTWTPSTDNRVVYHIYKVTEDGDEKIGEVKGEGEYRVKGINFFGENTYYIQPYNPLTNETGKASNQVTLSFR
- the hemE gene encoding uroporphyrinogen decarboxylase, whose translation is MSRQINDTILKAFRGEATNHVPAWYMRQAGRSQKEYRELKEKYSLFEITHQPELCAYVTRLPVEQYGVDAAILYKDIMTPLPAIGVDVEIKKGIGPVIDQPIRSLQDVERLGEIDPESDVPYVLETIRLLTEEQLDVPLISFSGAPFTIASYMIEGGPSKNYHKTKAMMYSDPKAWFLLMDKLGDMVITYVKAQIRAGARAIQIFDSWVGTLNVSDYRTYVKPVMHRIFSELKEEGVPLIMFGVGARHLILEWNDLPVDVLGLDWRMSITEARNLGITKTLQGNLDPAILLSDWDTIESRAHAILEEGTKQPGFVFNLGHGITPEIKPATLMKLTELIHAYK
- the hemH gene encoding ferrochelatase codes for the protein MTKKKVGLLVMAYGTPYKEEDIERYYTDIRHGHKPTPEMLADLTERYQAIGGISPLAKITQDQTKALEAKLNQMQDEVEFVPYLGLKHIEPFIEDAVKQMADDGIEEAVSIVLAPHYSTFSVKSYNGRAQKEADKYGVTTITSVESWYDAPGFIKYWADEISAIFNGMDDAEREKAVLVVSAHSLPEKILQNGDPYPDQLKRTADLISESTGIKNYALGWQSEGNTPDPWLGPDVQDLTRDLYEQEGYRSFVYAPVGFVADHLEVLYDNDYECKVVCDELGANYYRPEMPNVAPQFIDTLANVVLTKYKSSDQS
- the hemY gene encoding protoporphyrinogen oxidase, which encodes MSDNKQIVVIGGGITGLTAAYYLQEEIQKKQLPYEVKLIEASGRLGGKIMSYQKDGFTIERGPDSFLIRKKSAAELVKDVGLEDELIKNGTGQSYILVNDQLHKMPSGSFMGVPTQVKPFLQSSLFSWKGKLRAGFDFVLPKGKAQPDQSLGLFFRRRLGDEIVENLIEPLLSGIYAGDIDDLSLMSTFPNFYDLEQEHQSLVKGLQKTVPKPPKSNRKQKKPSMFYSLKNGLESLVHAVEAKLEDGTVWKETEVTEIKRRDSKYDILLGNQETMEADAVVMATPYFATAHMLRDYPFVEPLHQMKATSVANVALAFDASAIQKDIDGTGFVVSRNSSYRITACTWVHKKWPTSTPKGKVLLRCFVGKPDDQQVIDLSDKEIVEIALQDIKKIMNITGEPDFSVVTRWKQAMPQYSVGHKLRISSVREGMKQELPGLFLAGSSYEGIGIPDCIDQGKAAVEQVLTFLN
- the yhfH gene encoding protein YhfH codes for the protein MKSIVEFFRTLPKKKCSKCGNSILEKADCYGNVCDECDHPAR
- a CDS encoding MBL fold metallo-hydrolase — protein: MKLTVIGFWGAYPEAGGATSSYLLEQDGFSLLVDCGSGALSRLQHVKPVKELDAVLLSHYHQDHIADIGVLQYAWLVQNVMHGTRDILPIYGHQEDPEGFQSLSHEYTKAIGYDPNQTLEIGPFSITFLLTKHPVPCYAMRITDGESAIVYTADSSFQQSFIPFAQSADLLITDCNFYGEQDGSAAGHMTSKEGAEIAKKAGVKTLLLSHLPHHGTHGQLLTEARHYFSGEISLAKEGYTFES